In Caproiciproducens sp. NJN-50, the following are encoded in one genomic region:
- a CDS encoding amino acid ABC transporter ATP-binding protein — translation MLKVNNVSKAFGKNEVLQNVSIRIDKGDVVVIIGPSGSGKTTLLRCISFLEKADQGEIEIGDLRADLAEASKKQMLAIRRRMAFVFQNYNLFNNKTALENVVEGLITARKMPKGEAVETGKKALDRVHLSQKYDFYPNQLSGGQQQRVGIARAVAVNPDVILFDEPTSALDPELTGEVLSVMKDLAGDGTTMLVVTHEISFAEDVANRIVFFEGGNIVEEGAPNVILFRPEKDRTKQFLKGRFALM, via the coding sequence ATGCTCAAAGTAAATAACGTCAGCAAAGCCTTCGGGAAAAACGAAGTTTTACAAAACGTCAGTATCCGGATAGACAAGGGCGACGTAGTCGTCATTATCGGCCCCAGCGGTTCCGGGAAGACCACTTTGCTGAGATGCATCAGCTTCCTGGAAAAGGCGGATCAGGGCGAGATCGAAATTGGGGACCTGAGAGCAGACCTTGCGGAAGCCTCCAAAAAACAGATGCTGGCCATCCGGCGCAGAATGGCTTTCGTGTTCCAGAACTACAATTTATTCAATAACAAGACCGCTCTCGAAAACGTTGTCGAGGGGTTGATCACCGCGCGGAAAATGCCCAAAGGCGAAGCCGTTGAAACCGGGAAAAAAGCGCTGGACCGCGTCCATCTCTCTCAAAAATATGATTTCTACCCGAATCAGCTCTCCGGCGGGCAGCAGCAGAGGGTTGGAATCGCACGGGCGGTAGCGGTGAACCCCGACGTGATTCTATTCGACGAGCCGACATCCGCGCTGGACCCCGAACTGACCGGGGAAGTTCTGTCCGTTATGAAGGACCTCGCGGGGGACGGGACCACCATGCTGGTGGTAACGCATGAAATATCCTTCGCGGAGGATGTCGCCAACCGGATCGTGTTTTTTGAAGGCGGAAACATTGTTGAAGAGGGAGCACCGAATGTTATTCTGTTCCGGCCGGAAAAAGACCGCACAAAGCAGTTCCTGAAAGGCAGGTTTGCCCTGATGTAG
- the nifH gene encoding nitrogenase iron protein — protein MPLRQIAIYGKGGIGKSTTTQNLTAALAQLGKKIMVVGCDPKADSTRLLLGGLAQKTVLDTLREHGENVQLNTIMREGYSGIRCVESGGPEPGVGCAGRGIITAIGMLENLGAYTEDLNYVFYDVLGDVVCGGFAMPIREGKAKEIYIVASGEMMSLYAANNISKGIRRYAERGGVRLGGIICNSRNVDRELDLLRAFSKELGTQLIHFIPRDNIVQRAEIKRQTVIQYSPESAQAEEYRQLAQKVEENDLFVIPRPMTQERLEEILLHYGLMDSLQDDYRI, from the coding sequence ATGCCGTTGAGACAAATCGCTATTTATGGGAAAGGCGGGATCGGGAAATCCACTACCACGCAGAATCTCACCGCGGCCCTGGCACAACTGGGGAAGAAAATTATGGTGGTGGGCTGCGACCCGAAGGCGGATTCCACAAGGCTTCTGTTGGGCGGCCTTGCACAGAAAACCGTGCTCGATACGCTCAGAGAGCATGGAGAAAACGTCCAGCTGAATACGATCATGCGGGAAGGGTACAGCGGGATCCGCTGCGTGGAATCCGGCGGCCCCGAGCCGGGAGTGGGCTGCGCGGGACGCGGCATTATCACGGCGATCGGCATGCTTGAAAATTTGGGAGCCTATACAGAAGACCTGAATTATGTGTTTTACGACGTTCTCGGAGACGTCGTCTGCGGCGGCTTCGCCATGCCGATCCGGGAAGGCAAAGCGAAGGAGATTTATATTGTGGCAAGCGGGGAAATGATGTCGCTGTATGCCGCAAATAACATTTCGAAGGGAATCCGGAGATATGCCGAAAGAGGCGGGGTCAGGCTTGGGGGAATCATCTGCAACAGCCGGAATGTCGATCGCGAGCTGGACTTGCTACGCGCCTTTTCCAAAGAGCTGGGCACGCAGCTGATTCATTTTATCCCGAGAGACAACATTGTGCAGCGGGCTGAAATCAAAAGGCAGACGGTAATCCAGTACAGCCCGGAGTCGGCGCAGGCGGAGGAGTACAGACAGCTGGCCCAAAAAGTTGAAGAAAACGATCTGTTTGTCATCCCGCGTCCAATGACGCAGGAACGGCTGGAAGAAATACTTTTACACTACGGCCTCATGGATTCACTTCAGGACGATTACCGGATTTAA
- a CDS encoding trans-sulfuration enzyme family protein encodes MEETFYERMSRLVKDFTGIDHRSETAGLRENTRLVRGYSGVEERTGAVSTPIYQSATFVHPGFDRTTGFGYSRCGNPTRLELENTLAMLEHGKKAWAFSSGMSAISIAVKLFQPGDQILVSDDLYGGTYRLFNDYYYGKYGIKFDYIDTSSLPEIKNALKPETKAIFVETPSNPTMKVTDLQAVSDLIHGQNGLLIVDNTFLSPYFQKPVDFGADIVVHSGTKYLGGHNDVLCGFLVVKDESLIEPVFKASMAEGGTLDPFDSWLVLRSIKTLGIRLEKQQANAFEIYKFLKTSDKVEKIYYVGDPDHEGYEISRRQTTGFGGMISFSVKDAETVPDLLNHLRLILFAESLGGVESLITFPLMQTHGEIPEALRNKLGINDRLLRLSVGIEDAQDLIEDLEQALR; translated from the coding sequence ATGGAAGAGACGTTTTATGAAAGAATGTCAAGGCTGGTAAAGGACTTCACTGGGATCGATCATCGGAGCGAAACAGCCGGCCTGCGTGAAAACACCAGACTGGTGCGCGGCTATTCTGGCGTTGAAGAGCGCACGGGGGCCGTTTCCACTCCGATTTATCAGAGCGCGACGTTTGTGCACCCGGGCTTTGACCGGACGACGGGGTTCGGCTACAGCCGATGCGGAAATCCCACCCGTCTGGAGCTGGAGAATACGCTTGCGATGCTGGAGCACGGAAAAAAAGCGTGGGCGTTTTCCAGCGGAATGTCGGCAATATCGATCGCCGTCAAACTGTTTCAGCCGGGCGATCAGATCCTCGTTTCAGATGATTTGTACGGGGGGACTTACCGGTTATTCAACGATTACTATTATGGCAAATACGGAATCAAGTTCGACTATATCGACACATCCAGTCTGCCGGAGATCAAAAACGCATTAAAGCCGGAAACAAAAGCGATTTTTGTGGAAACCCCTTCGAATCCCACCATGAAGGTCACGGATTTGCAGGCGGTTTCCGATCTGATTCACGGACAGAACGGACTGCTGATTGTCGACAACACGTTTTTGTCCCCGTATTTTCAAAAGCCGGTCGACTTCGGCGCGGACATAGTGGTCCACAGCGGGACAAAATATCTCGGCGGCCACAACGATGTTCTCTGCGGTTTTTTGGTCGTGAAAGATGAAAGCCTGATCGAACCGGTTTTTAAAGCCTCGATGGCGGAAGGCGGCACGCTGGACCCGTTTGACAGCTGGCTTGTTCTGCGGAGCATAAAAACCCTGGGGATAAGGCTTGAAAAACAGCAGGCGAATGCCTTTGAAATTTATAAGTTTCTAAAGACGAGCGACAAGGTCGAAAAAATCTATTATGTCGGCGACCCGGACCATGAGGGCTATGAAATTTCCCGCAGGCAAACGACAGGGTTCGGCGGAATGATTTCATTCAGCGTAAAAGATGCCGAGACCGTCCCCGATCTGCTGAATCATTTGCGGCTGATTCTGTTTGCGGAGAGCCTGGGCGGCGTTGAGAGCCTGATCACTTTTCCGCTGATGCAGACCCACGGGGAAATTCCGGAAGCGCTCAGAAATAAACTGGGAATCAACGACCGCCTGCTTCGGCTGTCGGTCGGAATAGAAGATGCTCAGGATCTGATTGAGGATCTGGAGCAGGCCCTGAGATAA
- a CDS encoding class I SAM-dependent methyltransferase gives MMVSGEKVKIDLRSVNETLLLPLWGRAEEARMKDPVLKDRVSADLIDRIDYDFTRFRSQIRRFQILTLAIRAREFDSMIRDFIQRHPRAVVVNIGAGLDTTFSRVNNGKIKWYDLDVPQVIHLRSMLIPESRETNSIPKSMFDESFFNDIAVPQDGILFLVGGVLMYFDEKQVRRFFTMIAGRFPGAEIVFDAIAPSGIRLASRMVRKCGIRRAEMKWGIRDAGDLEEWGLRLKLLERYPIFHKTRIFPSWGPVIGLTMRLNDLFRIISVNRIAVVPPGRTGK, from the coding sequence ATGATGGTGAGCGGCGAAAAAGTGAAAATCGATTTGAGAAGCGTAAACGAAACGCTTTTGCTCCCATTATGGGGGCGCGCGGAGGAAGCAAGGATGAAGGACCCTGTCCTTAAAGACCGTGTATCCGCAGACCTGATCGACAGGATCGACTATGATTTTACCAGGTTCCGTTCCCAAATCCGGCGTTTTCAGATTCTGACCCTTGCCATCCGCGCACGCGAGTTTGATTCCATGATACGCGATTTCATTCAGCGGCATCCCCGGGCCGTCGTCGTAAACATCGGCGCGGGCCTTGACACGACCTTCAGCCGGGTGAACAACGGAAAAATCAAATGGTATGATCTGGACGTCCCGCAGGTAATTCATCTGCGCAGCATGCTGATTCCCGAAAGCCGGGAAACGAACAGCATCCCGAAGTCTATGTTCGACGAAAGCTTTTTCAATGACATCGCGGTCCCTCAGGACGGAATCCTTTTTCTGGTCGGAGGCGTGCTGATGTATTTCGACGAAAAACAGGTCCGCAGATTTTTCACCATGATTGCAGGACGGTTCCCAGGGGCGGAGATCGTATTCGACGCCATCGCGCCGTCCGGCATCCGTCTGGCGAGCCGGATGGTCCGGAAATGCGGGATCCGGAGAGCGGAAATGAAATGGGGAATCCGGGACGCCGGCGACCTTGAAGAATGGGGGCTTCGTCTGAAGCTTCTGGAGCGTTACCCCATTTTTCATAAGACGCGCATCTTCCCTTCCTGGGGACCTGTCATCGGCCTGACGATGAGGCTCAACGACCTGTTTCGCATCATCAGCGTAAACCGGATTGCCGTTGTTCCTCCTGGCCGAACGGGAAAGTAA
- a CDS encoding PLP-dependent cysteine synthase family protein, which translates to MTYYNDVREMIGHTPLLKLNHMDFRGGVNVFAKLELFNPGGSVKDRMGSALVSDAEERGLLKPGYTILEATAGNAGIGIALAALGRGYRVIFAVPEKFSEEKQTIMKAYGAEIVHTPLEKGMQGAIEKVEELKKRIEHPVTLSQFENPANPLAHYRTTGPEIWKDLDGKVDILVAGAGSGGTLSGAAKYLKEQNAAVKVVMADPVGSTMGGGEPGCYAIEGIGNTFMPGTMDMSLVDQVYKVGDEEAFKELRLLAGREGILAGTSSGAALSAARKAALKAPEGSDLVAILPDRGDRYFSKHIYG; encoded by the coding sequence ATGACATATTACAATGATGTGCGCGAAATGATCGGCCATACGCCTCTTTTAAAGCTGAACCATATGGATTTTCGCGGCGGAGTGAATGTGTTTGCAAAACTGGAGCTGTTCAATCCGGGCGGAAGCGTAAAGGACCGCATGGGGTCCGCTTTGGTAAGTGACGCCGAGGAGCGCGGCCTGTTGAAGCCGGGATATACTATCTTGGAAGCGACGGCGGGCAACGCCGGGATCGGCATTGCGCTCGCGGCGTTGGGAAGGGGATACCGGGTGATCTTCGCCGTACCGGAAAAATTCTCGGAGGAGAAACAAACCATCATGAAAGCCTACGGGGCGGAAATTGTCCATACGCCGCTGGAAAAGGGAATGCAGGGTGCGATCGAAAAAGTGGAGGAACTGAAAAAGCGGATTGAACACCCGGTCACGCTCAGCCAATTTGAAAATCCGGCGAATCCGCTGGCTCACTATCGCACCACCGGACCGGAGATCTGGAAGGACCTGGACGGAAAGGTGGATATTCTGGTTGCGGGCGCGGGCAGCGGGGGGACTCTCTCCGGCGCGGCGAAATATCTGAAGGAACAGAACGCGGCGGTAAAAGTCGTCATGGCGGACCCGGTCGGTTCCACCATGGGCGGCGGGGAGCCCGGCTGCTACGCCATTGAGGGGATCGGCAACACTTTTATGCCCGGCACCATGGATATGTCGCTTGTGGACCAGGTTTATAAAGTCGGGGACGAGGAGGCGTTTAAGGAGCTCCGGCTGCTCGCGGGCAGGGAAGGAATATTGGCGGGAACGTCGTCCGGGGCCGCTCTTTCAGCGGCCAGAAAGGCGGCGTTAAAAGCGCCTGAAGGCAGCGACCTGGTGGCGATCCTGCCGGATCGCGGCGACCGCTACTTCAGCAAACATATATACGGCTGA
- a CDS encoding trans-sulfuration enzyme family protein, which yields MQQSFATALIHGGIDGDSKTGAVSVPIYQTSTYRQSGLGENSGYEYSRTGNPTRESLERLIAELEGGAAGFAFASGMAAITAVLSLFQSGDKIIISSNVYGGTFRVLDKVFKNFGLTYEIVDTSDLQLLESRIAENVKALIVESPANPLLTITDLAAASEIARRHGLKMIVDNTFMTPYLQKPLNLGADIVVHSATKYLGGHSDLVAGLVAVRDAETAERLGFLQNATGGVLGPFDSWLLIRGIKTLSVRMDRHLENASYLADFLRNHDAVAKVYYPGFEDFPGYEIQKRQASGAGAMISFVLSGRYDIHTFFRSVRLIALAESLGGVESLVCHPASMTHASIPCEIRQKVGIVDNLVRLSVGIEDKKDLADDLSQAFGQAIVGESK from the coding sequence ATGCAGCAAAGTTTTGCAACAGCTCTGATTCACGGCGGGATTGACGGAGATTCCAAAACGGGAGCGGTCAGCGTGCCGATTTACCAGACCTCCACCTATCGGCAGAGCGGGCTGGGGGAGAACAGCGGCTATGAGTATTCCCGCACAGGAAACCCGACCCGGGAATCGCTGGAAAGACTGATCGCCGAACTGGAAGGCGGAGCGGCGGGATTCGCGTTCGCGTCCGGAATGGCGGCAATTACAGCGGTTCTGTCGCTGTTTCAAAGCGGCGATAAAATCATCATTTCCAGCAATGTCTACGGCGGCACGTTCCGTGTGCTCGACAAAGTGTTCAAAAACTTCGGGCTGACCTATGAGATTGTGGATACGTCTGATCTTCAGCTGCTCGAAAGCCGGATTGCGGAGAATGTAAAGGCGCTGATCGTCGAAAGCCCGGCGAATCCGCTTCTGACGATTACGGATCTCGCAGCGGCGTCGGAGATTGCCCGCCGGCACGGCCTTAAAATGATCGTCGACAACACGTTCATGACGCCGTACTTACAGAAACCGCTGAATCTGGGCGCGGATATCGTGGTGCACAGCGCGACGAAATATCTCGGCGGCCACAGCGACCTCGTCGCCGGCCTTGTCGCGGTCAGGGACGCGGAAACGGCGGAGCGGCTCGGCTTTCTGCAGAACGCCACCGGCGGGGTGCTGGGTCCCTTTGACTCCTGGCTGTTGATCCGCGGGATCAAAACCCTGTCCGTCCGCATGGACCGTCACCTGGAAAACGCCTCCTATCTGGCCGATTTTCTTCGGAATCACGACGCTGTCGCCAAAGTCTACTATCCGGGTTTTGAAGATTTCCCGGGGTACGAGATCCAGAAAAGACAGGCGTCCGGCGCGGGCGCAATGATCTCTTTCGTGCTTTCCGGCCGATACGATATCCATACGTTCTTCCGAAGCGTCAGGCTGATCGCCCTTGCCGAAAGCCTCGGCGGAGTGGAGTCGCTCGTGTGTCATCCGGCCAGCATGACGCACGCTTCCATCCCCTGTGAGATCCGTCAGAAAGTCGGCATCGTCGACAACCTGGTGCGTCTCTCGGTTGGCATTGAAGATAAAAAAGACCTTGCCGACGACCTTTCCCAGGCGTTCGGGCAGGCGATTGTGGGGGAGTCAAAATGA
- a CDS encoding alpha/beta hydrolase family protein has protein sequence MRAGTKVEKKAENSCADLKGFAIPSVTGERMYACFFKPYGDGPRPTVLLLHGYPGDENNYDLAHAFQRAGYSTVIFHYRGTWGSEGLFSLSHVLEDVSSALDFIRNHSGENTYQFDADRLVLIGHSMGGFAALETAANTSGLLGVGAIAAFDFSLAAENSKLRDAIRQEFSNYAPVRRIELGSLINEIGENAEKWNFSQLADKLSNLPVCLIGAAHDMISVPKYHLFPLRQSLDRIQNPGITFHMLDDGHCLSGTRIELADLLLDWTDGLLNK, from the coding sequence ATGAGAGCGGGAACAAAGGTTGAAAAAAAGGCAGAAAACAGCTGTGCGGACCTGAAGGGTTTTGCAATTCCATCCGTGACCGGGGAACGGATGTATGCCTGTTTCTTTAAACCGTATGGAGATGGGCCCCGGCCCACAGTGCTCCTGCTTCATGGCTACCCGGGAGACGAAAACAATTACGACCTTGCCCACGCCTTTCAACGGGCCGGTTATTCGACGGTTATTTTCCACTATCGCGGAACGTGGGGAAGCGAAGGGTTGTTCAGTTTGTCCCATGTCCTGGAAGACGTATCGTCGGCGCTTGATTTTATCAGGAATCACTCCGGTGAGAATACATATCAGTTTGACGCGGATCGACTCGTTTTAATCGGACACAGCATGGGAGGATTTGCGGCCCTGGAAACGGCGGCAAACACATCGGGGCTTCTCGGCGTCGGGGCAATCGCCGCTTTCGACTTTTCTCTCGCCGCGGAAAATTCAAAGCTGCGGGACGCAATACGGCAGGAGTTTTCGAACTATGCTCCCGTCCGCAGAATTGAGCTTGGCAGTCTTATAAACGAGATCGGCGAAAATGCGGAAAAATGGAATTTCTCTCAATTGGCCGACAAGTTGTCAAATCTGCCCGTTTGTCTGATTGGCGCGGCACACGACATGATTTCCGTCCCGAAGTATCATTTGTTTCCTCTGCGCCAGTCGCTCGACCGTATTCAGAATCCGGGAATCACTTTTCACATGCTGGATGACGGACATTGTCTGAGCGGTACACGAATTGAACTCGCGGACCTTCTACTGGATTGGACCGATGGTTTATTAAATAAATAG